The DNA segment TCGTGTCGCCGGGCCGCGCGTTTCCGAGCGCAGTCTTCAGCTGGGCCGCGGTCGTCACCTCGACCGTCGAGGCGGCCATGGCGGGAGCCGGGCCGGCGAGAAGCAGCCCACCGGTGACGGTGGCCGCGGCGAGCAGGGAGGTGAGCGGCATGGATATGCGCATAGGGGGGTGCCTTCCTGTCCCAGGGGCGATCTCTTACGGGAGATCACGCGCGATCTCATAGGTGGATCGCGGCCGCCATCGTGAACAGTGCACCGTGAAGGTACGGACCAGGTGACGGAGCGTCAAGACGGTCTGCGGAAGATCGCTGATCAGCGGCGGGTCGCGGGAATGCGCCCGTTGCGGGGCGCGTTGTAGCGGAGGAACAGGAGGAGGAGCGGTCACAGTGCTTGATCCGCAGGGTTTGTACGCATGGGAGCCGAAGGGCCTCGCCGTGGTCGACATGGCGCTCGCCCAGGAATCGGCCGGTCTTGTCATGCTCTACCACTTCGACGGATACATCGACGCGGGCGAGACCGGTGACCTCATCGTCGACCGGCTGCTCGACTCGCTGCCCCACCAGGTCGTCGCCCGGTTCGACCACGACCGGCTCGTGGACTACCGGGCCCGCCGGCCGCTGCTCACCTTCAAGCGCGACCGCTGGACCGACTACGAGACGCCGGCCATCGAGGTCCACCTCGTCCAGGACACCACCGGCGCCCCCTTCCTGCTGCTGTCCGGGCCCGAGCCGGACGTGGAGTGGGAGCGCTTCTCGACGGCGGTACGGCAGATCGCCGACCGGCTCGGCGTCCGCCTGGCCGTGAACTTCAGCGGCCTGCCCATGGGCGTGCCGCACACCCGCCCCGTGGGCCTCACCCCGCACGGCAACCGCGTCGACCTGGTCCCCGGCCACACCAGCCCCTTCGAGGAGGCCCAGGTGCCCGGCAGCCTGGAGCAGCTGGTGGAATACCGGCTGATGCAGGCCGGCCACGACGTCCTGGGTGTCGCCGCACACGTCCCGCACTACGTCGCCCGCTCCCCGTACCCGGACGCCGCGCTGACCGTCCTGGAGGCCATCACCGCCGCCACCGGACTGGTCCTGCCCGGCATCGCGCACTCCCTGCGCACGGACGCGCGGCGCACCCAGACCGAGATCGACCGGCAGATCCAGGAGGGCGACGAGGAGCTGACCGCTCTCGTCCAGGGCCTGGAGCACCAGTACGACGCGGCGGCCGGCGCCGAGACCCGGGGCAACATGCTCGCCGAACCGGTGGAGATCCCGTCCGCCGACGAGATCGGGCGCGAGTTCGAGCGCTTCCTCGCGGAACGCGAGGGGGAGACCTGAGCCTCGCCGTCCGCTGTCCGCCGGGCTCCGGTCCTGCCGCTGTCGGTGGCAGGGCCTAAGCTTCCGCTCATGCTGAAAGTTGGCCTGACCGGCGGGATCGGCGCCGGCAAGAGCGAGGTCTCCCGGCTGCTCGTGGAGCACGGAGCCGTGCTGATCGACGCGGACCGTATCGCCCGGGAGGTCGTGGCGCCCGGCACGCCCGGCCTCGCCGCCGTGGTCGAGGCGTTCGGCCCGGACATCCTCGCCGGGGACGGCGGCCTGGACCGGCCCCGCCTCGGCTCGATCGTCTTCGCCGACCCGGACAGACTCGCGGTCCTCAACTCGATCGTGCATCCGCTGGTCGGCGCCCGCTCCCGCGAGCTGGAGGAGGCCGCGGCCCCCGACGCCGTGGTGATCCACGACGTACCCCTGCTCACCGAGAACGGCCTGGCGCCGTTCTACGACCTCGTGATCGTCGTGGACGCGAGCCCCGGGACCCAGCTCGACCGGCTGATACGGCTGCGCGGGATGACCGAGGAGGACGCCCGCGCCCGCATGGCCGCCCAGGCCACCCGTGAGCAGCGGCACGCGATCGCGGACCTCGTGATCGACAACGACGTGCCCCTGGACGCGCTGCGCAAGCGGGTCGACGCGGTCTGGGAGGACCTCGTACGCCGGGCTCACGCGGGCTCCGCCGCGGACCGCCCCGCGGAATAGCGGACCGGGCAGGGGCGTTGAATCTCGGGAACAAGGGAAGGACTCTGCCGTGCCCGAGACCAGCGGTTCCCCCGGACCCACTCCGGAGACGCATGTCATCGATTTCCGTGCCGCCGAGCAGCTGCTCCACGCGCGGGATCCGCGGGGCGCGGTGAAGCTGCTCGACGGAGTCATCGCCGCGCATCCCGAGAACACCGCGGCCCGGCTGCTGCGCGCGCGTGCCTTCTTCGCCGCCGCGCAACTGCGGCCCGCCGAGCTGGAGTTCACCATCGTCCTGGAGCGGGAGCCGGACAACGCGTTCGCGCACTTCGCCCTGGCCCGCACCTACGAGCGCCAGGGCCGCGCCGGCCAGGCCAAGCGCCACTTCAGGCTGGCCGCGGCGCTGGATCCGAACCCGGAGTACCTGAAGGCGGCCCGGTTCGACGGCTGAGAGTTCGCCGACCGGGAGTGCGACGGCTGAGAGTCCGACGGCTGGGAGTGCGACGGCTGAGGCCGGGACGGCCGGCGTCCGTCAGGGGTGCCGGTGGCGCGGAGGCCAGGAGTAGGAGGGGCCGCGCTGTGACATGCGGGGACGACCGGGCCCGTTGTCGTCCGGCGGCTGGTACGGCGGCACGTCCCGGCCCGGCTGGTAGTGCGGGCCCTGCCGGATGTGCCGGACGATGAGGGCCAGGTCGACGGTGACGATCAGCAGCAGCACCCCGCAGGCGACCGCCCAGCCGGGGCGTCCGACGAGCGCGAAGACCGCCGTACCGAAGACCGCCCAGACCAGCCCCCACACGCTCAGCCACAACCGCGCCCGCAGAGCACTGCGCGCGGTCGCCGGTTCACTGCCCGTACGCATCGGATCACCACTCCTTCTTGCAACGTACTCTCCGCCGCGAGCTCCCGCTCGGCAGTGGATCGCTCGAACGGGTGAACTGTGATCGAACGGGAACGGGAGGGCGGGAACGGGCCGTTCTCCGGGCATGACGGTCGAGATGCGCGAGGGATACGAGGGCACGGGCGCGGGTGCGATCACCCCGGACGGCTGCGCGGTGGAGGTCTACACGCGGCTGCCGATCGGGCCGGAGCCGGACATCATCGCCGCGGCGGTACCGGCCGGGGCGCACATCCTGGAACTGGGCAGCGGGGTGGGCCGGATGACCCATCCCCTGCTGGAACGCGGTTTCACGGTCACCGCGGTGGACGAGTCCGCCGACATGCTGGCCCGGATCCACGGAGCCCGCACCATATGCGCCCCGATCGAGGAACTGGACCTGGGCGGCGAGAAGTTCGACGTGGTGATGCTCGCCTCGTTCCTGGTCCACGCGGGCGACGAGGAGGTGCGCCGGGGCCTGCTGCGCACCTGCGCCCGCCATGTGGCCGACGGCGGCCGTGTGCTCATCCAGCGGGAGGGCGCGGACCATCACACCGATGTGCCGAGAGAGCGGGTCGACCCGGCCGGCTTCACGGTGCGCGTCGCCTCGGTGACCCCCGTCGGCGACGGAGTGAATTCCGTCCGTGTCGAGTACGCATTCCCGGACGGCACCTGGACCCAGACCTTCCTCGCCCGGCCCCTGACGAAGGAACAGTTCGAGGCGGCGCTGGCGGAAGCGGGACTGGAGGTGGACACGTACCTGACACCGGACGGTATGTGGGTACGGGCCGTACGGGCCGCGCGGACTACGCGGTAGGCCCCGGGGGACGTGGTGGGCGCGACGCGGACACCGCGGGTGGGGAACGGCGCGCCCGGCGTTGCCCGTCACCGCCCCCGCGGCCGTCCTTCCGGTCCGCTCATGCCGCTGCTGAATCCCGGAGGTGTGACGCCCCGCAGGCGTTCCATGTCCCGGCGGTCGCGCTTGGTGGGCCGGCCTGCGCCCCGGTCGCGGATCCCGACGGGGGCGACGGCCTCGCGGGGCGGCGGGGGAGGGGAGTTGTCGATGTAGCACTGCACGGCCACGGGCGCGCCGACCCGCTTACGGAGGAGGCGCTTGACGATCACGATCCGCTCCCGCCCCTCGTTCCGCAGGCGGACCTCGTCGCCGACCCGCACCGCGTAGGCCGGCTTCACCCGCTCACCGTTCACCCGCACATGCCCACCGCGGCAGGCGGTGGCGCCCTGGGAACGCGTCTTGATCAGCCGCACGGCCCAGATCCAGCTGTCGATCCGGACCGTCTCACCGCTGCCGGGCCCGGCGGCCTCGGCGGCGGCGACCGCGGCGGCGACCTCGGGGTCCGTCGCGGGGTTGGCAGCGGTGTCCGCCGTGGTGTTCGCCGGGGGTTTTGCCCCATGGTCCACCGGCCCGCCGGTGTCCCGGTCCACGTTCTCGTCCGCATCCTCGGAAGCCATGTCCCGACCCTAGCGCCACGGGCCGGACGACCTGGACAGGATTTCCGGGGCGGGGGAAGGCCCACAGAAGGGGGGCGCTCGGAGCGAGGACGCGGAGAGGGGCGGCTCGCGGAGGACCGGTGTGCGAAGACCGGCACGCGAAGACCGGTGCGAGAGCTCAGGTCCGTGGACATGAGCGGTGGCGGCCCGGGCATACGGTGAGCCTATGGACGACAGCAGTCCCCTTGCCCGGCTGGACCGGCGGGTCACGGGCTGCCGGGCCTGCCCCCGGCTGGTGGAGTGGCGCGAGGAGGTGGCGCGGACCAAGCGCGCCGCCTTCGCGGACTGGACGTACTGGGGCCGCCCGGTACCCGGCTTCGGCCCCGCCGACGCCCGGCTGCTGATCATCGGCCTGGCCCCGGCCGCGCACGGCGGCAACCGCACCGGCCGCATGTTCACCGGCGACCGCTCCGGCGATGTGCTGTACCAGGCGCTGTACGATCTCGGGCTCGCCAACCGGCCCACCTCCCTGCACATCGATGACGGCCTGGAGCTGCACGGGGTCCGGGTCACCTCCCCCGTGCACTGCGCGCCGCCCGCCAACAAACCGACCCCCGGGGAGCGCGACACCTGCCGGCCCTGGCTGGTCCAGGAGCTGAGGCTGCTGCGTCCGACGCTGCGGGCCGCGGTGGTCCTCGGTGCCTTCGGCTGGCAGGCGGCGCTGCCCGCGTTCACCGAGGCCGGCTGGACGGTGCCCCGCCCCCGTCCGCCCTTCGGCCACGGCGCCCGCGTCGCGCTCGACGGCCTGGACCTCTTCGGCTGCTTCCATGTCAGCCAGCGCAACACCTTCACCGGCAAGCTCACGCCGGAGATGCTGCGCGAGGTACTGGGCACGGCGGCGCGCACCGCCGGGCTGCCGGTGTCCTGAACCGCCCCCGCGCCGGACGCCGCGGTGGGCCGTGACCCGTGAGCCGTGACCCGGGGTTCAGGGCCGCCAGACGTACCGTACATCCGGCTCCCGTTCCTCGTTGCCGCCGCCGTCCGTGGACTCGGCGGCGAGGAAGCCGTTCCGCTCGTAGAAGCGCCGCGCGGGCCCGTTGACCTGGAAGGTCCACAAGGTCAGCCCGTCGGGGCTGCGTTCCTTGGCCAGCGCGACGAACCGGTCCCCGAGCCCTCGCCCCCGCCGGTCCGGCTCCAGGTAGAGCTGGGACAGCAGCTGACCGTCGAGCACCATCACCCCGGTGATCCGCCCGCCGTCCTCCTCCGCCACCCAGGTCTCCCGCAGCGGCACGACGACGTCCCGGAAGTAGTCGCGGAGCTCGTCGTCGGTGCGCGGCCGGACGACCGTGGGCAGCGCGGCGGCGAAGGAACGCAGCCAGACCTCGGCGGCGGCCCGCGCGTCGGCGGCCCGCGCCCGCCGGATGAGGACACCGGTCATCGCCGTACCCCGTCGTCCCCGCGGTCCTCGCGGTCCTCGCCCTCGGCCGTCCCGCCGTCCGGTACCACCGCCGTCGCCGTGATCTCCACCAGCTGCCCGGTGTAGCCGAGGCAGGCGACCCCGAGCAGGGTGGAGGAGTGCGGCCCCTTGCCCAGGCCCGAGCCCTCCACGACCTCCCAGACCGCGGACAGCGTCGCGGGCTCGGCGCTCACGACGTACACCTCCGTGCTGAGCACCTGCGTCAGGTCGCTGCCCACGGCGCGCAGTTGCTCCCGCAGATTGGCGATCACCTGCCGGGCCTGGCGGACCGGATCACCCGGTCCGACGATCTCACCGTGCTCGTCGAGCGGCACGGACCCGGCGAGAAACGCCAGCCTGGTGCCCGCCTCCACGACGGAGACATGGGAGTAGGCGGGCGGCGGGAACAGAGTGGGAACGATGACGCGCTGGATCATCGAGCGGCTCCTACGGCGGTCAGCGGACGATCTCCCGATCATCGGCCCGGCCGGACCCGCGCGCACCTCAATTTCCGGGCGCGGCAAGGGACACGGAGGAAATCCCGCGAGCGAACCCGGCAGCCGATGACGCAGGCCGGCCCCATGCCTCATCCCGACCCGGACGCGCGTACCGGCCCCGGCCTCGTCCCTGACGCCGCCTTCCTCTCCGCCACCGCCGACCGGCTGGCCGCGCTCCCCACCGTCCGCGCGGTGGCCCTCGGCGGCTCCCGGGCGCAGGGCACCCAGCGCCCGGACAGTGACTGGGACCTGGCGGTCTACTACCGCGGCCCCTTCGACCCCGCCGACCTGCGCGCCCTCGGCTGGTCCGGCGAGGTGAGCGAGGTCGGCGGCTGGGGCGGCGGCGTCTTCAACGGCGGCGCCTGGCTGACCGTCGACGGGCGCCGCGTCGATGTGCACTACCGCGATCTGGACGTCGTGGAACACGAGTCGGCCGAGGCGGAGCAGGGACGGTTCCGGGTGGAGCCGCTGCTGTTCCATCTCGCCGGCATCCCCACCTATCTGATCGTCGCCGAGCTCGCCCTCAACCAGGTGCTCCGCGGTGAACTGCCCCGCCCGGCCGGCTATCCGGAGCCGCTGCGCCGCACCGCCGCCGAGCGGTGGGGCGGCACCGCCCGCGCCACGCTCGGCTACGCCAGGGCCAACCACGCGCCCCAGGGCCGCCTCACCGAGACCGCGGGCGCCCTCGCCACCGCCGCGGCCCAGGCGGCCCACGCGGTCCTCGCGGCCCGCGGCGAGTGGGTCACCAACGAGAAGCGGCTGCTGGAGCGGGCCGGACTGCGGGAGTTCGACGAGGTGACGGGCCGGCTGCGGGCCACCCCCGACGCCCTGGTCGCGGCCGTCACCAGGGCCGAGGAGATCCTCGCCGGGGCACTGCCCCCGACTCGGTGAACATCGCCGTCGTAAACCCACCGGAGAAAATCCACGCCCGGCCGATGAGTTCCCCGTCCGCCGCCGGTCACCACCCCGAACCGACCGTCGGACAGGAGGGCCCATGCCGCTACCGGAGATCGTCTCGCGCGAGCAATGGCAAACCGCGCGCGAGGAGTTACGGCGCCGGGAGGAGGCGGCCAGGCGGGAGCGCGAGGCACTCGGCGCCGAGCGACGGCGGCTGCCCGTGGTCGAGGTGGACCCCGGCCACCTCTTCGAGGGCGGCGACGGCAAGGCCACCCTCCTCGACCTCTTCGAGGGGCGTTCCCAGCTCGTCGTCCACCACTTCATGTTCGCCCCCGGCCAGGCGACCGGCTGCCCGTGCTGCGCCGCCTTCCTGGACCAGGTCGGCCATCTCGCGCATCTGCGCGCTCGCGACACCTCGTTCGCCGCGGTCTCCAGGGCGCCGTTCACCTGCATCCTGCCGTTCAAGGCGCGGATGGGCTGGACGGTGCCCTGGTACTCCTCGTCGCCGGGAGACTTCAACGACGACTTCGAGGCGACCGTGTGGGACGACGGGAAACCGGTCGAACGACCGGGGCTGAGCTGCTTCCTGCGCGAACACGACCGGGTCTTCCACACCTACTCGGTGTTCGACGCGGCCTTGGACGAACTGGGAACCACCGCCGCCCTCCTCGACCTGACCGCCCTCGGCCGCCGCCCCGCCGGCAGCGAGGAACTCCGCCTGCACGACGAGTACGACTTCTGACCCGCACGACACCCTTCATGCCGACAGGTGACCTAATCATCACCATCTGTGCCGGAATCGTGTCATCCATGTCTCAGTCGGATCACCGGGCGAGCCGTTCGGCACCTCCAGCGCGTTAACTCCCACAAGGACGACGCTTCATGGAGGTGCGCGATGGTGAACGGGCGAACGGTGCTCGAACGCTTTCCCGCCGGCGGGCCGCGCGGATCGTGGCCCGCGGAGGAGTTCGCGCACGCGCGACGGCTGGAGGGCCTGCCCGCGGAGGTCGTCATGGACCTTTCGACGGACACGTTCCTGGTGATCGTGCGGGGGAGCGGGACGGCCGAGTGAGGCCCGCCCGATGACGACGGGCCTTCCACGGAGACGGACCTCCCGCGACGGCGGCCCTCCCGCGACGGCGGTGCGCCCTGCGCGACGGCGGCGGGCCTACGCGGCGATGACGGCGGACCCTACGCGGTGATGGTGCGCGACCAGTCCGGGGTGGTGCCCGTCGCCCGGCACAGCGCCAGGTAGAGGGGGATCGGCGGAGTGTACGGCGCCGTGCCCCCGGGCCGGTGGATCAGCCGGGCGGTGCCCCTGACCAGGGCACCGGGAGCGTACTGGGCGGGCGCCGGCCACGGCAGGGCGAAGTCGGAGTCCGACGGGACGATCCACCACCAGTAGGCATCGTCGGCGTACACACATCCCAGCCGCGGCAGCCGCGACACGACGAGCGGCCCGAGCCGGTCCGGCACCCCTACGGCGTCACAGCCGAGCGGCACCGTCATCCCCTGCGGCACCTGGAGCCGGTGCAGCGGCTGCACGGCCGGGCGACGGCGCTGGAGCCGTACCAGCGTGTCCATCCCCATCGCCCGCTCGGACCCGGCGGCCTCGGAACGGACGTCGAGGCGCCTGCCGGACCCCCGGGCGTCGTGCCGCCTCCGGCCCGCGGCGCCGGTCACGGCCGCTCCCACTGACGCTGCTCGGGAGCCCGGTGCGGACGGCGGTCCGGCACGCCGTACCGCTCCTGCGCCCCGTGCCACCGGTGATCCGGGGTCCGCAGCGGGGGCCGGCCGGACGGCTCGTACGGAGGATGCTGTGCGGGCACCCGGTGCGCGGGCATGTCGAGAGCGCCCCCGAGTCGGTCGGTACCCATGTCACCGTCCCTGCCGTGATCCGGGCCGAGGCCCTTGCCGTGATCCGGGCCGCGGCCCTTGTCGTGATCCGGACCGAGGCCCGGGCCGGCACCCGGAGCATGATCCGATCCGTGCCCCATGCCGTGCCCCATGCCATGGTCCTCGGCCGGTTCGTCGCCGCCCGGGCCGTCCGGCTGGTCCGGCTTGGGGCGGGCGGCACCCCAGCCCAGGTCGTCGCGCGGCTCGGCACATCCCGGCACCTCGCCCCGGCGAGCCAGCTCCGCCCAGACCAGCAGCCCCGAGCCGTGCTCCTGCGCGCCCCAGGAATGGCACAGCGCCTCGACGAGGAGCAACCCCCTCCCGTGCTCCTCGTCGGGGCGCTGCGGGGACGGGTGCGGCTCGCCGGGAGCACAGCCCTCGTCCCGCACGGCGATGCGCACCAGATCGTCACGGTCGCGCAGCTCGCACACGACCCGCGTGCTCGCGGTGTGCACGATCGCGTTGGTGACCAGCTCCGATACGACCAGAGCCGCGCTGTCACAGGTGTCCGCGCACACCGACCAGCCGGTCAGCCGGGCATGCGCCAGGCGCCGTGCCCGGGCTACCGAACCCGGATGCGCGGCCAGCTCGAAGCGGAACCGGCGCTCGACGGCGGCGCCACCCCGAGGGCTCGCCGCCGCTGCGGCGCCGCGACCAAAACGGTCTGCGGCGGCGTCTGTTCCTAAAGGCGCGGACGGAATCACGCCTGCCACTATCGCCCCGCCGCAGACACTTGGCAAGAGTCACTCTGAAAAATGCAGAGTGCGTAGTGACTCGGTCAGGGGCCGTGGCACACTGCTCGCAACAGCACGTCGAGCGGCGCCAATTGGGTCCACCGGAGGTCCGCCCCGATCTCCGAGCGAG comes from the Streptomyces sp. SUK 48 genome and includes:
- a CDS encoding tetratricopeptide repeat protein, translating into MPETSGSPGPTPETHVIDFRAAEQLLHARDPRGAVKLLDGVIAAHPENTAARLLRARAFFAAAQLRPAELEFTIVLEREPDNAFAHFALARTYERQGRAGQAKRHFRLAAALDPNPEYLKAARFDG
- a CDS encoding class I SAM-dependent methyltransferase, translated to MTVEMREGYEGTGAGAITPDGCAVEVYTRLPIGPEPDIIAAAVPAGAHILELGSGVGRMTHPLLERGFTVTAVDESADMLARIHGARTICAPIEELDLGGEKFDVVMLASFLVHAGDEEVRRGLLRTCARHVADGGRVLIQREGADHHTDVPRERVDPAGFTVRVASVTPVGDGVNSVRVEYAFPDGTWTQTFLARPLTKEQFEAALAEAGLEVDTYLTPDGMWVRAVRAARTTR
- a CDS encoding uracil-DNA glycosylase, giving the protein MDDSSPLARLDRRVTGCRACPRLVEWREEVARTKRAAFADWTYWGRPVPGFGPADARLLIIGLAPAAHGGNRTGRMFTGDRSGDVLYQALYDLGLANRPTSLHIDDGLELHGVRVTSPVHCAPPANKPTPGERDTCRPWLVQELRLLRPTLRAAVVLGAFGWQAALPAFTEAGWTVPRPRPPFGHGARVALDGLDLFGCFHVSQRNTFTGKLTPEMLREVLGTAARTAGLPVS
- a CDS encoding GNAT family N-acetyltransferase; translation: MTGVLIRRARAADARAAAEVWLRSFAAALPTVVRPRTDDELRDYFRDVVVPLRETWVAEEDGGRITGVMVLDGQLLSQLYLEPDRRGRGLGDRFVALAKERSPDGLTLWTFQVNGPARRFYERNGFLAAESTDGGGNEEREPDVRYVWRP
- a CDS encoding RidA family protein, with the translated sequence MIQRVIVPTLFPPPAYSHVSVVEAGTRLAFLAGSVPLDEHGEIVGPGDPVRQARQVIANLREQLRAVGSDLTQVLSTEVYVVSAEPATLSAVWEVVEGSGLGKGPHSSTLLGVACLGYTGQLVEITATAVVPDGGTAEGEDREDRGDDGVRR
- a CDS encoding PAC2 family protein, with translation MLDPQGLYAWEPKGLAVVDMALAQESAGLVMLYHFDGYIDAGETGDLIVDRLLDSLPHQVVARFDHDRLVDYRARRPLLTFKRDRWTDYETPAIEVHLVQDTTGAPFLLLSGPEPDVEWERFSTAVRQIADRLGVRLAVNFSGLPMGVPHTRPVGLTPHGNRVDLVPGHTSPFEEAQVPGSLEQLVEYRLMQAGHDVLGVAAHVPHYVARSPYPDAALTVLEAITAATGLVLPGIAHSLRTDARRTQTEIDRQIQEGDEELTALVQGLEHQYDAAAGAETRGNMLAEPVEIPSADEIGREFERFLAEREGET
- the coaE gene encoding dephospho-CoA kinase translates to MLKVGLTGGIGAGKSEVSRLLVEHGAVLIDADRIAREVVAPGTPGLAAVVEAFGPDILAGDGGLDRPRLGSIVFADPDRLAVLNSIVHPLVGARSRELEEAAAPDAVVIHDVPLLTENGLAPFYDLVIVVDASPGTQLDRLIRLRGMTEEDARARMAAQATREQRHAIADLVIDNDVPLDALRKRVDAVWEDLVRRAHAGSAADRPAE
- a CDS encoding RNA-binding S4 domain-containing protein yields the protein MASEDADENVDRDTGGPVDHGAKPPANTTADTAANPATDPEVAAAVAAAEAAGPGSGETVRIDSWIWAVRLIKTRSQGATACRGGHVRVNGERVKPAYAVRVGDEVRLRNEGRERIVIVKRLLRKRVGAPVAVQCYIDNSPPPPPREAVAPVGIRDRGAGRPTKRDRRDMERLRGVTPPGFSSGMSGPEGRPRGR
- a CDS encoding DUF6343 family protein — translated: MRTGSEPATARSALRARLWLSVWGLVWAVFGTAVFALVGRPGWAVACGVLLLIVTVDLALIVRHIRQGPHYQPGRDVPPYQPPDDNGPGRPRMSQRGPSYSWPPRHRHP
- a CDS encoding DUF899 family protein, with the translated sequence MPLPEIVSREQWQTAREELRRREEAARREREALGAERRRLPVVEVDPGHLFEGGDGKATLLDLFEGRSQLVVHHFMFAPGQATGCPCCAAFLDQVGHLAHLRARDTSFAAVSRAPFTCILPFKARMGWTVPWYSSSPGDFNDDFEATVWDDGKPVERPGLSCFLREHDRVFHTYSVFDAALDELGTTAALLDLTALGRRPAGSEELRLHDEYDF
- a CDS encoding nucleotidyltransferase domain-containing protein, producing the protein MPHPDPDARTGPGLVPDAAFLSATADRLAALPTVRAVALGGSRAQGTQRPDSDWDLAVYYRGPFDPADLRALGWSGEVSEVGGWGGGVFNGGAWLTVDGRRVDVHYRDLDVVEHESAEAEQGRFRVEPLLFHLAGIPTYLIVAELALNQVLRGELPRPAGYPEPLRRTAAERWGGTARATLGYARANHAPQGRLTETAGALATAAAQAAHAVLAARGEWVTNEKRLLERAGLREFDEVTGRLRATPDALVAAVTRAEEILAGALPPTR